The Tubulanus polymorphus chromosome 4, tnTubPoly1.2, whole genome shotgun sequence genomic interval GATCAGAGATACCGAGTCCTAAGTAGTGTTTGTAGGACTCAAAAGTGATGGCACTTTTTATTGAATAATAGCGTTacataaaaatatagaaatatccTTCAGAATAATTTAAGATGGATTTATTATATAATAGTTTATAAGAACTAGGTGCCACAGTGGTCCGTATTGAATACGTAATACGAACATTTATATTCCGGCGGTAAATCTGCGCTAGTagtttagttcacagaaattccgctatcgttattcataaGGGCGGCACTAAACGGTTGAGATCTAACAGAGCCTCGCTattctactgtggcatgcgaggaaTACTAATACTTTTCttagtcaaatttcatttatcattcATCACTCGTttgttttaaatgaataaGCATATCAACTTTATAAAGTTTTATTTAAGGGAAACTTCTTATTAACTCCATTTTACAAGCTTAATAGCACTCGGGCGGCGAGTactattgtgggattcgaccTCAATCATTTGAAAGCCAGTCTATGTTGGTTTGGAAACAATACTGGGTGGTCACCAATAGCAACTTGGAGGACGCCACACTTCCTTCACTTCCAGCACTTGGCAACTGCAGAAATTAATAAAGTTAGGAGTTTATTTTGAGAAACAGCAGATGAACTGATATTCAGCGGATATCAGGTAAGGCAAAGATTCATTCAGAGTCGATTTTACAATGAATAGATTTTGTCCTTTACGACCAACTTCAACTCTAACTTGCCTAAACGACTAAGTAAGTAAAGCCTTCTTTCTTGTCGCTTAAGTTAACTTTAAATTTTCAACAATTGTCATTTCTTGTCAACAAATTGTCCCCCAACAGCTGCTGTGCAGCAAGCCCTCCAGCTAGTGCCTCTAGTCTCTGTTATTTGACGTTATTGCTGGTCTGGACATTAACATTAGTTCAGTCCCTAAAGTCAAAGAGAAATCGGACGAGAGAGAAACATTCTCAACACTGTCCTGGGCTGATTTGTCCCCTctcaaataatgataatgtatgTTTTCAGAAAACATTTAAATAAAGATGGAGATTGTTTATGTTTATACGAAGAAACGAAATGAATTTGGACGTCAGTGTAATTTCTCAGATCGGCCGGCTGAGCTTCACGTCGATATTCTGCCGGACGCAACTTTATCAGAGAACTTTGTCGAGCGAAATCCTTGCGATACCGGGATACAATGTGTTCAAGAGATGTCCGAACATGAGGTAGAATGTTACTTATAGTTTATAAGTCGTTGTATCGCTTTATATTATCTCTCTATTTTCGGGTCatagtttgtatttcatattcaatttggTCTATGTCAAGTTAAGTCATCATATTTGGAAAAGTCACTAAACATAACAATCATAAAAACTACGACAACTTAATTCTTCATAAAACTTCATAACAGGCATTAGATTCGTTCCAGTCGGCTGTGGTTGATCCTACTCCTAAAAAACAGGGTCTAGCACTGAATCATAGCCTATGAATTAAACTTACTGATTTCGTAATATTTAAGGTGAACACTGAAAGATTTGAAACTGATACTCGAGGCATTAATCACACAGAAGGAGGATGGCCTAAAGATGTCAATCCACAAGAGGTTGAACAGGTTATTCGTTTCCGGAAAAAAGTTGAGAAAGATGAAGTTTACATCAACACAATTCAACAGTTAGGAGGAGTGAGTATCATTAGAAATTATTTAGTAAGTTGAAATATCACAATTCTATTTGATTTGCTAATTCTTCATGATATGTTTTTAGGTGATGGAACACTGTATTCGACAAAACAATGCTATTGATATTTACGAGGAATATTTCGACGATATTGAATCAGATTTATCTGAGGAGCAACCATCGGCTAAAACTATTAATGTTTTCAGGTGAATATTTCGCCAATTCTGCAGAAAAACATTTGGTTAGAttcatatttaattctttgGTTGTTCGGTAAAACAATTGTGAAAATTGTTGGTGAACGATGCCACAATTGGGATGATCTTAAGTTTATTACCTGGTACTTTGACAATATTGAGATATATCTGAATTCCATCTTCAGAGAAACAATTGAATGTTGCTTTTAGAAAAAATGTGGATAATTCGTTATATCCATGAGAATTCATTAGTTTCATCCATTAAAACTATTGATATTTATTCATAGAGatccaaatgaaatcaaaagaaCCGCGACTCATATTTCGTGGTTCCCCGATGGTCCACGAAAATTAGCTATTGCTTACGCTACAATGGAATTTCAAGGAGCTTCTGCAGATACAAGCATGGACTCTTACATATGGGATGTTGGTATGTGAACTGCTGTATTTGATTGAGCTTTCGATCTTTGTCTTAAGAAGATATTTCATGATATTTCGAATGTTCTATCATTTCAGAGAACCCGAATAAACCAGAAATGACGCTGAAACCTGTTTCACCACTTGTTTGCGTTGAATATAACCCTAAAGATTCACATGTATTACTGGGAGGTTGTTATAATGGACAGTTGGGTATGTAATTCATTTATAGAATTAACTAATCTTACTGGAGAATCAACGGcaactgacctggaaaactcatagaatttaacaaattttaccaaaagcCTAGCAACCTGAGGGAATTCAGATAATGCTACTAACCatatgtttctttatcaatacgtgattcaatgaatgaattgtaacattttaagcCTAGAAATCTctcactcagggaattttgtgtaatcacaaggaaaatctggaaaaaaactcAAGGGATTTGTAAGAGGGCGGAAAGTGGCCGCCCTGATCAAGTggaataataatttctatgagatttttttcatctttatcaatttACAGCGTATTGGGACACAAGAAAAGGTTCACAACCGGTAGAAATGTCGCCTATTGAACACAGTCATAGGGATCCTCTTTATAAAGCTATTTGGATCCAATCTAAAACCGGTACAGAATGTTTCTCCGCCTCGACTGATGGTCAGGTATTGTGGTGGGATATCCGTAAACTCGGTGAACCGACTGAAAAACTGATTTTAGACCCAACAAAAAAACAAGACCCGACGAAAGCGCAAGGATCAATGTCTTTAGAATATGAACCGACGATTGTAAGTTGATCTTCTTTAAGATACTATGTTATATGAAGTCTTCGAGAAGCGTTCTATGatcttttgtaaatttttcagCCCACGAAATTCATGGTCGGTACCGAACAGGGAACTATATTATCGTGTAACCGTAAAGCGAAAACTCCAGCTGAAAAAATAGTCAATGTTTGGGGAGGACATCACGGACCTGTTTACGCATTACAGAGAAATCCTTTCTTCCCTAAAAATTTCTTGTCAGTCGGTGATTGGACGGCAAGGGTAAGTTTACCGATGATACTTACACTTCAGAATATGTCGAAACCTTGTTAGCACATTCTGTTAATTTACAGATTTGGTCTGAAGATATTCGAGATTCTTCTATTATGTGGACTAAGTAAGTAcagagaaaatatgaattcccTTAAATTTCTGAAGTCTTTGCAAAAGTCTTGCGAACATTTATCTCATTACGGCATGTATTTGTAGATATCACATGTCATATTTGAGTGATGGTTGTTGGTCGCCGATAAGACCTGCTGTATTCTTTACTACTAAAATGGATGGAACTTTAGATATCTGGGATTTcttattcaaacaaaatgatCCAACATTAAGCATTCAAGTAAGTCAAAAACTTTTAGCTGTAAGGCTTCATTTTTTGTCTTCAATCtttaagttttaaatgtttgaatatttacagGTTTGTGATGAACCTCTGTACAGTCTACGCGTGCAGGAGCAAGGTCGTCTGATAGCTACAGGTTCACACACAGGAACAACAACTCTACTGGAAATGTCAGACAGTTTGTGTACTTTACAACGAAACGAAAAGAATCTTATCACTGCTGTAAGATTATTAACAACTGATGCATATTGCTAAAATTATGagaaatttctgaaatttatcatttgattCAAAAACTCATTCCAAAAGCTTCCatacagaaaataattttctaatgaataaATCTGAAGGCGTTTCAACTGGAAAATTTGGGTACctctgaaaaataatatttcaaagcCAAGAACACGTGAAGCCCTTctgcatccagttccacagtaataGCTTAAgttggataatgattctttGCCATTGTTAAATCTTAACCGAGGAATGTTGATCTGAACCGGGGGTTATCtctgaaatattcataaatatttcCTTGTTGTAACTGATTTTATTCGCTCAGTGTTTTGAACGAGAATGTAGGCGCGAAAAAATATTAGAAGGTCGACATCGTGAAATGAAGTTGAAAGAGCGGGAAAAAAGTGCCGGCGGAACGGCTAAAAGACCGGTAAGAATCTCGATGACACTGATTGTAATCGATCCATGTTTCTCTAAAATAGATGTTAGAACGAGAAACGAGAAGAGAAAAAATTCTCGACGCTCGACATCGCGAGAATAAACTGAAAGAACGAGCTAAAAGTGGCGGAGGAGAGAAGGTATTTCACCACGGCACGCGTCTGCTGTTCGGTTTGCGGTTCACATtcgttttatatttttgtctCTAACACGTTTGAAGTTGCTGTGACTGCCACCTAtattcatcgggattaattaACTgcatgtttgtttgtttttttttgcattttttaaTAATCGTGCCGTGagacctcgttataacgaactggATAGAATACGACTAACTGTAAAGAGTTTCACTTCATATCCTGAGTTCATTacaacgaggttccactatttaacatttttgccAAGTTTTATTCATGCAATTGTTATCGCGGTTTGCGTGCGGGTTTAGAATTTTTATCTCGCTAAAAATATATCGGCCAGCTTTAAgtgaatttaagaaaaaatacTAACCGAATATTTCAGATGGATTTGGTGAGTTGTTAGATAAGAGctgtttataaatttacaTTTTGCAAGTTTTTGCACTCACAATACCAGTAACAGAAATTTTTGCTTGATAATCGCAATGTTTGGAACCACAAAACTTGGATTCTAAGGGGCTGTCCATAAAAGACATCCAAGGTTGAGGGGGGTATATGGACAAGGGAGGAAGAGGGACATTCTGTGGACAACGGAGGAGGGGGTCGAAATTCTATAGTGGatgtttttatctaagttCATAATAGCctttaattttcataaaatgttcagTATTAGGTTATATTTTATCATCTTCCATTTTGATTTCTGGAGATGATTTTCATGCATCATTTCACAGCCGTCGTTGAACTGGTTATTTTTCGTTTGTTTTCATCGGCGTTCAGGAACATGAAGAGGAAGGTCAAGAAGAGGAGGGAGAGAATCTGGTTGATAAAGCTGAACTTGACTTCTTCCACATGATCGACCAGGAGAAGAAAACTCGTGAAAAGAAAGAAGCGGCGAGAATGGAAGCCGAGAAGAAAGATGAAGAAAGTAACAAGgtaattttcacatttcaatCACTTTACATTAGAAGATGACAGTTGCTTTAATTTGGATTAAGTTGATGACACTGCAGTTCTAATCATCACTATGTCGAGTTATCCACTGGTAAATTTTAACCAATTTTTGATCCCTGGTCAACTTAAAATTTAGATTAATTTCCTcaaattattattctttagaacataATTATTGAGGAGGAAAAAGAGGACGAAGAACAAGATTCCGGAACGGAAAAAGCTGATGCTGTGAGTAAAAAAGAAActctgatttatttcatttccaaaaaaataatttaggaTTTTAATTAAAAGTTGTTCACTGATTTCAGGAATCACAAGAGAAAGAGCAGTAATGAAAGTTCTATTGGAAGTGATGTGATATTTATAAGCGTAAAAGGTTGAAACTTTGAGATAGAAATTGGTGTTACTTCAATTCCCTATACGTAGGGTGTTTCGTTGATGCATATTTCATTGTAAATTTCTGATTCCGTCCAAATATTTCGATTCAAAGAATTCTACTGTATTCAAGTTCGTGTTTGTTTATGATGATTATAAATATGTTTTGCTGATGATTTATGATGCGTGCAGCTGCTGCTGTCAAACTCGCCAGATCTTCTTTTTGTTTATAGAAaattattacatgtatttacaaatttgtttttataacataaataaacaacaacaaatgaaCAATCTAAATCTATTTCTGATCACTTTTTCTGCTGTTTACACGCCTGATTGTCAGCCTCAAAAGCTCCATGCCGATATAGCTACCATCCATACATCCACTTTTCGGGGATTTATTAAGATCTTTATCGCTTTTTATTGCTACTAAAATAACATAATTGCTTTATGATGACAGCTATCGGGAGAGTAAAGCTAGTTAGCAGCATAATGTATATGTATCAATCGTCTTTATTTTTCCCCCAAAAAAATCATACAATCGGTTTTTTAAATTCGTCGTTTTTAATTTGAATGTTACGGtgtaattcattcaatatttgattatatttgaaagggCTGACAAGGCTACTTGGGGAGAGGCCGCCACCCgattattcaaatatcaacGAGAATCTCATCTCTCGCATCGAAGTAActatgtatttttgaaatcggagCCGCTCGGTCAAAAGGTCGCACCGTGTGCAAGTTGTACCATGTTGACAgagaatttcagatttttggtACACTGCACTACTTAGTCAAAATCCGAGTAAATtatggaagccctgagacgACATTGCCAGTTGCCAGTTGCCAGTTGCCAAAAGCTTATTGTTTGCTAGCTTTCCTTGCTTGCTTGAGTACCTATTCTGTCTTCGAAAAGAAAGGctcaaataaatttttttctcttacC includes:
- the LOC141903363 gene encoding dynein intermediate chain 3, ciliary-like isoform X2 is translated as MEIVYVYTKKRNEFGRQCNFSDRPAELHVDILPDATLSENFVERNPCDTGIQCVQEMSEHEVNTERFETDTRGINHTEGGWPKDVNPQEVEQVIRFRKKVEKDEVYINTIQQLGGVMEHCIRQNNAIDIYEEYFDDIESDLSEEQPSAKTINVFRDPNEIKRTATHISWFPDGPRKLAIAYATMEFQGASADTSMDSYIWDVENPNKPEMTLKPVSPLVCVEYNPKDSHVLLGGCYNGQLAYWDTRKGSQPVEMSPIEHSHRDPLYKAIWIQSKTGTECFSASTDGQVLWWDIRKLGEPTEKLILDPTKKQDPTKAQGSMSLEYEPTIPTKFMVGTEQGTILSCNRKAKTPAEKIVNVWGGHHGPVYALQRNPFFPKNFLSVGDWTARIWSEDIRDSSIMWTKYHMSYLSDGCWSPIRPAVFFTTKMDGTLDIWDFLFKQNDPTLSIQVCDEPLYSLRVQEQGRLIATGSHTGTTTLLEMSDSLCTLQRNEKNLITAMLERETRREKILDARHRENKLKERAKSGGGEKEHEEEGQEEEGENLVDKAELDFFHMIDQEKKTREKKEAARMEAEKKDEESNKNIIIEEEKEDEEQDSGTEKADAESQEKEQ
- the LOC141903363 gene encoding dynein intermediate chain 3, ciliary-like isoform X1, translating into MEIVYVYTKKRNEFGRQCNFSDRPAELHVDILPDATLSENFVERNPCDTGIQCVQEMSEHEVNTERFETDTRGINHTEGGWPKDVNPQEVEQVIRFRKKVEKDEVYINTIQQLGGVMEHCIRQNNAIDIYEEYFDDIESDLSEEQPSAKTINVFRDPNEIKRTATHISWFPDGPRKLAIAYATMEFQGASADTSMDSYIWDVENPNKPEMTLKPVSPLVCVEYNPKDSHVLLGGCYNGQLAYWDTRKGSQPVEMSPIEHSHRDPLYKAIWIQSKTGTECFSASTDGQVLWWDIRKLGEPTEKLILDPTKKQDPTKAQGSMSLEYEPTIPTKFMVGTEQGTILSCNRKAKTPAEKIVNVWGGHHGPVYALQRNPFFPKNFLSVGDWTARIWSEDIRDSSIMWTKYHMSYLSDGCWSPIRPAVFFTTKMDGTLDIWDFLFKQNDPTLSIQVCDEPLYSLRVQEQGRLIATGSHTGTTTLLEMSDSLCTLQRNEKNLITACFERECRREKILEGRHREMKLKEREKSAGGTAKRPEHEEEGQEEEGENLVDKAELDFFHMIDQEKKTREKKEAARMEAEKKDEESNKNIIIEEEKEDEEQDSGTEKADAESQEKEQ